A DNA window from Myxocyprinus asiaticus isolate MX2 ecotype Aquarium Trade chromosome 45, UBuf_Myxa_2, whole genome shotgun sequence contains the following coding sequences:
- the LOC127435205 gene encoding probable G-protein coupled receptor 19 isoform X1: MKKRPSVSAAVKEMVYFLSVEGVKPSYHSNLLFNTTINHSYRNEPSSPPGTSPAPVLCRLDAPSAASSLQSNSSLSSYNLTPGEVTILGLIFGMFWVISVLGNSLVCLVIHRSRRTQSTTNYFVVSMACSDLLLSLACAPFILLQVCAGHWPLTTAACKTVRYLQHLCPGVQVYVLLSICVDRFYTIVYPLSFKVSREKAKRMILASWLFDAAFISPCLFFYGSSSPVTQSHCDFFLPDSWDGLAYAIAHLLFGFLVPALLILSFYQRVIRYIWRISADGRTVRRTMNIVPRTKVKTIKMFLMLNLMFLLTWTPFYIAQLWHPKETSGPSRQGALFFITVAWISFSSTASKPTLYSIYNANFRRGMRETFCMSSMKCYRSNAYTITASSRISKKNYVGVVDIHVPAKTLIKDSVYDAFDREAKEKKLAWPISTNPPNTFV; this comes from the exons ATGAAGAAACGACCGTCTGTAT CTGCCGCAGTGAAGGAGATGGTGTACTTCCTGTCTGTGGAGGGTGTGAAGCCCTCGTATCACTCCAACCTGCTCTTCAACACGACCATCAACCACTCATACAGGAACGAGCCTTCATCTCCGCCAGGCACTTCACCAGCACCCGTCCTCTGCAGACTGGACGCCCCGTCGGCCGCCTCCTCTCTCCAGAGCAACAGCTCCCTGAGCTCGTACAATCTGACTCCGGGCGAGGTCACCATTCTCGGGCTGATTTTTGGGATGTTCTGGGTGATCTCGGTGCTGGGCAACTCACTGGTGTGTCTGGTGATCCATCGCAGCCGCAGAACCCAATCCACTACTAACTACTTCGTGGTGTCGATGGCGTGTTCCGACCTTCTGTTGAGTCTCGCATGTGCGCCGTTTATTTTACTGCAGGTGTGTGCAGGTCACTGGCCTCTGACCACCGCCGCGTGTAAAACCGTGCGTTACCTGCAGCACTTGTGTCCTGGTGTCCAGGTGTATGTGCTTCTGTCCATTTGCGTCGACCGTTTCTACACCATCGTTTACCCTTTGAGTTTCAAAGTGTCCCGTGAGAAAGCCAAACGGATGATTCTGGCTTCTTGGCTCTTTGATGCAGCTTTTATATCACCGTGTCTGTTTTTCTACGGCTCGTCTTCACCCGTGACTCAAAGTCACTGTGACTTTTTCTTACCGGACAGCTGGGACGGGCTGGCGTACGCGATTGCGCACCTGCTGTTTGGGTTTCTGGTTCCAGCGCTTCTCATCCTCTCGTTCTATCAGAGAGTGATCCGATACATCTGGAGAATCAGCGCCGACGGGCGGACAGTCCGCAGAACCATGAACATCGTCCCCAGAACGAAAGTCAAAACCATAAAGATGTTCCTGATGCTCAATCTGATGTTCCTGCTCACCTGGACTCCGTTTTACATCGCTCAACTGTGGCACCCGAAGGAGACGTCAGGCCCCAGCAGACAGGGGGCGCTGTTCTTCATCACTGTGGCCTGGATCTCATTCAGCTCGACGGCTTCAAAGCCGACGCTTTACTCCATTTACAACGCCAACTTCAGACGCGGTATGAGAGAAACTTTCTGCATGTCATCCATGAAGTGTTACCGTAGTAACGCGTACACCATCACCGCCAGCTCGCGAATCTCTAAAAAGAACTACGTTGGCGTGGTAGATATTCACGTGCCGGCAAAAACACTCATCAAAGACTCAGTTTACGATGCTTTTGACCGGGAAGCAAAGGAGAAGAAGTTAGCTTGGCCGATTAGCACCAACCCACCAAACACATTTGTATAA
- the LOC127435205 gene encoding probable G-protein coupled receptor 19 isoform X2: MVYFLSVEGVKPSYHSNLLFNTTINHSYRNEPSSPPGTSPAPVLCRLDAPSAASSLQSNSSLSSYNLTPGEVTILGLIFGMFWVISVLGNSLVCLVIHRSRRTQSTTNYFVVSMACSDLLLSLACAPFILLQVCAGHWPLTTAACKTVRYLQHLCPGVQVYVLLSICVDRFYTIVYPLSFKVSREKAKRMILASWLFDAAFISPCLFFYGSSSPVTQSHCDFFLPDSWDGLAYAIAHLLFGFLVPALLILSFYQRVIRYIWRISADGRTVRRTMNIVPRTKVKTIKMFLMLNLMFLLTWTPFYIAQLWHPKETSGPSRQGALFFITVAWISFSSTASKPTLYSIYNANFRRGMRETFCMSSMKCYRSNAYTITASSRISKKNYVGVVDIHVPAKTLIKDSVYDAFDREAKEKKLAWPISTNPPNTFV; encoded by the coding sequence ATGGTGTACTTCCTGTCTGTGGAGGGTGTGAAGCCCTCGTATCACTCCAACCTGCTCTTCAACACGACCATCAACCACTCATACAGGAACGAGCCTTCATCTCCGCCAGGCACTTCACCAGCACCCGTCCTCTGCAGACTGGACGCCCCGTCGGCCGCCTCCTCTCTCCAGAGCAACAGCTCCCTGAGCTCGTACAATCTGACTCCGGGCGAGGTCACCATTCTCGGGCTGATTTTTGGGATGTTCTGGGTGATCTCGGTGCTGGGCAACTCACTGGTGTGTCTGGTGATCCATCGCAGCCGCAGAACCCAATCCACTACTAACTACTTCGTGGTGTCGATGGCGTGTTCCGACCTTCTGTTGAGTCTCGCATGTGCGCCGTTTATTTTACTGCAGGTGTGTGCAGGTCACTGGCCTCTGACCACCGCCGCGTGTAAAACCGTGCGTTACCTGCAGCACTTGTGTCCTGGTGTCCAGGTGTATGTGCTTCTGTCCATTTGCGTCGACCGTTTCTACACCATCGTTTACCCTTTGAGTTTCAAAGTGTCCCGTGAGAAAGCCAAACGGATGATTCTGGCTTCTTGGCTCTTTGATGCAGCTTTTATATCACCGTGTCTGTTTTTCTACGGCTCGTCTTCACCCGTGACTCAAAGTCACTGTGACTTTTTCTTACCGGACAGCTGGGACGGGCTGGCGTACGCGATTGCGCACCTGCTGTTTGGGTTTCTGGTTCCAGCGCTTCTCATCCTCTCGTTCTATCAGAGAGTGATCCGATACATCTGGAGAATCAGCGCCGACGGGCGGACAGTCCGCAGAACCATGAACATCGTCCCCAGAACGAAAGTCAAAACCATAAAGATGTTCCTGATGCTCAATCTGATGTTCCTGCTCACCTGGACTCCGTTTTACATCGCTCAACTGTGGCACCCGAAGGAGACGTCAGGCCCCAGCAGACAGGGGGCGCTGTTCTTCATCACTGTGGCCTGGATCTCATTCAGCTCGACGGCTTCAAAGCCGACGCTTTACTCCATTTACAACGCCAACTTCAGACGCGGTATGAGAGAAACTTTCTGCATGTCATCCATGAAGTGTTACCGTAGTAACGCGTACACCATCACCGCCAGCTCGCGAATCTCTAAAAAGAACTACGTTGGCGTGGTAGATATTCACGTGCCGGCAAAAACACTCATCAAAGACTCAGTTTACGATGCTTTTGACCGGGAAGCAAAGGAGAAGAAGTTAGCTTGGCCGATTAGCACCAACCCACCAAACACATTTGTATAA